One region of Anaeromyxobacter paludicola genomic DNA includes:
- a CDS encoding carboxymuconolactone decarboxylase family protein has translation MSERLDYTKVAPGGVKAFGGVYAYIMQSGLHEGLVELVYLRVSQINGCAFCLDMHTRDLVKKGMSIEKLALVQAWREAGNLFSAREQAALAWAESVTRVAETGVPDEAFRAAASVFGEKELADLTMAISLMNAYNRLAISFRRTPEAVLAAKP, from the coding sequence ATGAGCGAGAGACTGGATTACACGAAGGTTGCGCCGGGCGGAGTGAAGGCGTTCGGCGGTGTCTATGCGTACATCATGCAGTCCGGGCTTCACGAGGGGTTGGTCGAGCTGGTCTACCTGCGCGTCAGCCAGATCAACGGATGCGCCTTTTGCCTCGACATGCATACCCGCGACCTCGTCAAGAAGGGGATGAGCATCGAGAAGCTGGCGCTCGTCCAGGCATGGCGTGAGGCCGGCAATCTGTTCAGTGCTCGTGAACAGGCAGCACTGGCATGGGCGGAGTCGGTGACGCGGGTGGCAGAGACTGGCGTTCCGGATGAAGCCTTCCGGGCTGCCGCCTCCGTCTTCGGTGAGAAGGAGCTGGCCGACCTGACCATGGCAATCAGCCTGATGAATGCGTACAACCGACTCGCCATCAGCTTCCGTCGCACACCGGAAGCTGTTCTCGCGGCGAAGCCCTGA
- a CDS encoding OsmC family protein: MATGEVELEGKVLVLRRIHVRLELHAGAEHHETARRVHGFFADSCPLYRSLKPAIGITTELVLSG, from the coding sequence GTGGCGACCGGCGAGGTCGAGCTCGAGGGCAAGGTGCTCGTGCTCCGGCGTATCCACGTGCGACTGGAGTTGCACGCCGGGGCGGAGCATCACGAGACCGCCCGGCGCGTGCACGGGTTCTTCGCCGACTCCTGCCCGCTCTACCGCAGCCTGAAACCCGCCATCGGCATCACCACGGAGCTCGTCCTCTCCGGCTGA
- a CDS encoding cupin domain-containing protein: protein MSAECDRIRADAPGLAALLPDDPELVSATSHARGCPGCERALREAGRLQVLLAELEPEPLPAGALERVSREVRNARRRESWRRLGGSVGAVCISALIFVGFARTRAQSPADWALAAAMWALALVVALAASRKPLLATVIAVAASGTAAALSGGAGPLVPSIGLECVATELASAAVVVLAAWLVARGGATSPARSALVVAAAAGALAGDAALQVTCAAHAYTPHLLAFHVGGVLLAVAVASVVTRAPRTASA, encoded by the coding sequence ATGAGCGCCGAGTGCGATCGCATCCGCGCCGACGCGCCGGGCCTCGCCGCGCTCCTCCCGGACGACCCCGAGCTGGTCTCGGCGACGTCCCACGCGCGCGGCTGTCCCGGGTGCGAGCGTGCGCTGCGCGAGGCGGGGCGGCTGCAGGTGCTCCTGGCGGAGCTGGAGCCCGAGCCGCTGCCGGCGGGAGCCCTGGAGCGGGTATCCCGCGAGGTCCGTAACGCGCGCCGGCGCGAGTCGTGGCGGCGCCTCGGCGGGTCCGTCGGGGCGGTCTGCATCTCGGCTCTGATCTTCGTGGGGTTCGCGCGGACGCGCGCGCAGTCCCCGGCCGACTGGGCGCTCGCGGCCGCGATGTGGGCGCTCGCCCTCGTCGTCGCCCTGGCGGCGAGCAGGAAGCCGCTGCTCGCCACGGTCATCGCCGTGGCCGCTTCGGGGACCGCCGCGGCCCTCTCCGGAGGGGCGGGCCCGCTCGTTCCATCGATCGGGCTCGAGTGCGTCGCGACGGAGCTCGCGTCGGCGGCGGTCGTCGTATTGGCAGCCTGGCTGGTCGCCCGCGGCGGCGCCACGTCGCCGGCGCGCTCCGCGCTCGTGGTCGCAGCGGCGGCCGGGGCGCTGGCGGGCGACGCGGCGCTCCAGGTGACGTGCGCCGCACATGCGTACACCCCGCACCTGCTGGCCTTTCACGTGGGCGGGGTCCTCCTCGCCGTCGCGGTCGCGAGCGTCGTCACGCGAGCGCCGCGCACGGCAAGCGCTTGA
- a CDS encoding TMEM175 family protein, translating into MNKGRLEAFSDGVIAILITIMVLELKIPRGAELEALRPLLPEFLTYALSFVMLGIYWNNHHHMLHAASRINGKILWANLHLLFWLSLVPFVTGWMGENHFAPLPTAAYGVVLLLSGLAYVILQAALIADQGRDSRLAAAVGRDLKGKLSAAMYAVAIPLAFVHARISDAIYVIVALMWLIPDRRIELQF; encoded by the coding sequence ATGAACAAGGGTCGGCTCGAGGCGTTCAGCGACGGCGTGATCGCCATCCTCATCACGATCATGGTCCTCGAGCTCAAGATTCCACGCGGCGCCGAGCTCGAGGCGCTGCGGCCGCTCCTGCCGGAGTTCCTGACCTACGCTCTGAGCTTCGTCATGCTCGGGATCTACTGGAACAACCATCACCACATGCTTCACGCAGCGTCGCGCATCAACGGCAAGATCCTGTGGGCGAACCTGCACCTGCTGTTCTGGCTCTCGCTGGTGCCCTTCGTGACCGGGTGGATGGGGGAGAACCATTTCGCGCCGCTGCCGACGGCCGCGTACGGTGTCGTGCTGCTCCTGTCCGGGCTCGCGTACGTGATCCTGCAGGCGGCGCTCATCGCCGACCAGGGAAGGGACTCCCGGCTGGCCGCGGCGGTGGGCAGGGACCTGAAGGGCAAGCTGTCCGCCGCAATGTACGCGGTCGCCATACCCTTGGCCTTCGTCCACGCGCGGATCTCGGACGCGATCTACGTGATCGTGGCGCTCATGTGGCTCATCCCTGACAGGAGGATCGAGTTGCAATTCTAG
- a CDS encoding DUF1223 domain-containing protein, whose protein sequence is MSGTQTRPAPRAGRLAWKGLVAAVAASLAGTVGAADTTRVPVLVELFTSEGCSSCPPADAALSRLLRDQPIAGVRIIALSEHVDYWDGLGWRDPFSSRAFTRRQEAYARRLPSGGVYTPQLVIGGAVHLVGSKEEGARAAIETAAREPGGEVSARVVPGAGTELEVAARWPAGIQAQVLVALVQDRAVSLVERGENAGRRLEHVAIARAVSAVGSGSGSFSGRVKLPGAQGADRAVIFVQEGDGGRIHGVASVELGDRKQGRRHGSGGSRRGNLLADAARGRRGGPHGGLRRG, encoded by the coding sequence ATGAGCGGCACCCAGACCCGTCCTGCTCCTCGCGCAGGGCGCCTGGCCTGGAAGGGGCTGGTCGCCGCGGTCGCGGCGTCGCTGGCCGGCACCGTCGGAGCGGCGGACACCACGCGCGTGCCGGTGCTCGTCGAGCTCTTCACCTCGGAAGGGTGCTCGTCCTGTCCGCCGGCAGACGCTGCCCTGAGCCGCCTGCTTCGCGACCAGCCGATCGCCGGTGTGCGGATCATCGCGCTCTCGGAGCACGTGGACTACTGGGACGGGCTCGGATGGCGCGATCCCTTCTCTTCCAGGGCCTTCACGCGGCGGCAGGAGGCTTACGCGCGCCGGCTCCCGTCGGGAGGCGTCTACACGCCGCAGCTGGTGATCGGCGGTGCGGTCCACCTCGTCGGGAGCAAGGAAGAGGGCGCGCGAGCCGCCATCGAGACCGCCGCGCGCGAGCCGGGGGGCGAAGTGTCGGCGCGCGTCGTGCCGGGCGCCGGGACGGAGCTGGAGGTGGCGGCGCGCTGGCCGGCCGGAATCCAGGCCCAGGTGCTCGTCGCGCTCGTCCAGGATCGGGCGGTCAGTCTGGTGGAGCGCGGCGAGAACGCGGGGCGCAGGCTCGAGCACGTCGCCATCGCGCGCGCCGTCTCGGCGGTCGGTTCGGGAAGCGGGTCGTTCTCGGGTCGCGTCAAGCTCCCCGGAGCGCAGGGTGCCGATCGCGCGGTCATCTTCGTGCAGGAGGGGGACGGCGGGCGTATCCACGGTGTCGCTTCGGTCGAGCTTGGGGACAGGAAGCAGGGGCGACGGCATGGGTCCGGGGGCTCGCGTCGAGGTAACCTCCTCGCGGATGCGGCGAGAGGCAGACGAGGAGGGCCTCATGGAGGCCTACGTCGAGGGTGA
- a CDS encoding RNA polymerase sigma factor, whose protein sequence is MEAYVEGDVEAFERLFRSLGPSIHAFFVRSMGRGTVAEDLLQTTFLKIHAARGRWRRGEAVRPWAFTIAARVRVDWLRRHGRAEAELDEEVASARDPREDPADAAATQERSARVREALDALPEPQRVLVHLHRFEGMSFAQIGGVLGISEGAARVRAFRAYAALRKLLAYLVEEER, encoded by the coding sequence ATGGAGGCCTACGTCGAGGGTGACGTGGAGGCGTTCGAGCGCCTCTTTCGCTCGCTCGGCCCCTCGATCCATGCGTTCTTCGTGCGCTCGATGGGGCGAGGCACCGTCGCCGAGGATCTCTTGCAGACGACCTTCCTCAAGATCCACGCGGCCCGCGGCCGCTGGCGCCGCGGAGAGGCGGTGCGCCCGTGGGCCTTCACGATCGCCGCCCGGGTGCGGGTCGACTGGCTGCGAAGGCACGGGCGCGCCGAGGCGGAGCTGGACGAGGAGGTCGCCAGCGCCCGCGACCCCCGCGAGGATCCGGCCGACGCCGCGGCGACGCAGGAGCGTTCGGCGCGGGTCCGCGAGGCGCTCGACGCGCTCCCGGAGCCACAGCGCGTGCTCGTCCACCTGCACCGGTTCGAGGGGATGAGCTTCGCGCAGATCGGCGGGGTCCTCGGCATCTCCGAGGGAGCGGCCCGGGTGCGCGCCTTCCGGGCCTATGCGGCCCTGCGGAAGCTGCTCGCATACCTGGTCGAGGAGGAGCGATGA
- the msrA gene encoding peptide-methionine (S)-S-oxide reductase MsrA gives MIGNPSVGKRPGHVGHGTPLAAAAGNELAIFSQGCFWGVEERFRRVPGVVATAVGYTGGKERDPSYEAVSAHLTGHAESVLVEFDPRKVTYANLLEAFWETHDPTSGDRQGPDRGHQYRSAIFTFGPEQQAAALASRDAQQARLMDRITTEIAPAGPFWLAEDYHQQWDEKHGSRSCPLPHRPRAKS, from the coding sequence ATGATCGGCAATCCGAGCGTCGGGAAGCGGCCGGGGCACGTCGGACACGGGACGCCGCTGGCGGCGGCAGCGGGGAACGAGCTCGCCATCTTCTCCCAGGGGTGCTTCTGGGGCGTCGAGGAGCGGTTCCGCAGGGTCCCTGGCGTGGTGGCCACGGCGGTCGGCTACACCGGAGGGAAGGAGCGGGACCCGAGCTACGAGGCGGTGAGCGCCCACCTGACCGGCCACGCCGAGTCGGTCCTGGTCGAGTTCGACCCGCGCAAGGTGACCTACGCCAACCTGCTCGAGGCCTTCTGGGAGACGCACGACCCGACGAGCGGCGACCGTCAGGGACCGGACCGCGGGCACCAGTACCGCTCGGCGATCTTCACCTTCGGCCCCGAGCAGCAGGCCGCGGCGCTCGCCTCCCGCGACGCGCAGCAGGCGCGGCTGATGGACCGGATCACGACCGAGATCGCCCCGGCAGGCCCATTCTGGCTCGCCGAGGACTACCACCAGCAGTGGGACGAGAAGCACGGGTCCCGGTCATGCCCGCTGCCTCATCGGCCACGAGCGAAGTCGTGA
- the msrB gene encoding peptide-methionine (R)-S-oxide reductase MsrB, whose amino-acid sequence MRKRKGLLGVWFGVVWLAWPAASLAAGNGPGGVEQEHTSMRSYVKPSDAQLRERLTPEQYRVTRQEGTEPAFRNAYWNEHRAGIYVDVVSGEPLFSSLDKFDSGTGWPSFTRPLEPDALTTRSDRQFLMTRTEVRSRLADSHLGHVFDDGPPPTGLRFCINSAALRFVPAERLAQEGYGQYARLFEATAQGGRVHP is encoded by the coding sequence ATGAGGAAGCGCAAGGGACTGCTGGGCGTCTGGTTTGGTGTGGTCTGGCTGGCCTGGCCCGCCGCCAGCCTCGCAGCCGGGAACGGGCCGGGGGGCGTCGAACAGGAGCACACGAGCATGCGGAGCTACGTGAAGCCCTCCGACGCCCAGCTCCGGGAGCGGCTCACGCCCGAGCAGTACCGGGTGACGCGGCAGGAAGGTACGGAGCCGGCGTTCCGGAACGCCTACTGGAACGAGCACCGCGCCGGGATCTACGTCGACGTGGTCTCGGGCGAGCCGCTCTTCAGCTCCCTCGACAAGTTCGACTCCGGCACCGGCTGGCCGAGCTTCACTCGCCCGCTCGAGCCTGACGCGCTCACCACCCGGAGCGATCGCCAGTTCCTCATGACGCGAACGGAGGTCCGCTCCCGGCTCGCCGACTCCCACCTCGGCCACGTCTTCGATGACGGGCCTCCGCCGACCGGGTTGCGCTTCTGCATCAACTCCGCGGCCCTCCGGTTCGTCCCCGCGGAGCGGCTCGCGCAGGAGGGGTACGGGCAGTATGCGCGGCTGTTCGAGGCGACCGCCCAGGGCGGGAGGGTCCACCCGTGA